The proteins below are encoded in one region of Verrucomicrobiia bacterium:
- a CDS encoding hybrid sensor histidine kinase/response regulator, with translation MDNYYDYKKFAILYVDDEEKSLKNFTRAFGESFRILTAPNAQRGLALLEKHQTEIGVLMTDQRMPGEKGVWLLERARHLQPRIIRILVTAYTDMDAAIAAVNTGSIYKFIMKPWDPPQLDNNLRRALEFFMVQRERDQLLKEKLSVIHNMMIADRIVSLGLLAQGLSHHIRNPLQAVKTFLDLAPAKLEEEKLDASGLRDPDFWKEYYQNAQTQLDKITNLLKDLWSAPEKPDSSFGSRVQVGGVVDKEVALIRPSLEAKDITVINTIPVDLPEIGVDAQKFHRLFELLLRDELASLPQGAKITFTGRYLSETPSGQPEVEIMVTDDGPGLPKEALRILFDPFVVRMDMPSEYGINLMACFFIVHHHGGKITAQSHTGTGTTFSIRMPVNPSQTPIEDRAEFLQKILLNETLWEKLISTPE, from the coding sequence ATGGACAATTATTACGATTACAAGAAATTCGCGATTCTCTACGTGGATGACGAGGAGAAGTCGCTCAAGAATTTCACCCGCGCCTTTGGCGAAAGCTTCCGCATTCTCACCGCCCCCAATGCACAACGGGGACTGGCATTGCTGGAAAAGCATCAAACCGAGATTGGCGTGCTGATGACCGATCAACGCATGCCCGGCGAAAAGGGCGTCTGGTTGCTGGAACGGGCGCGCCACCTGCAGCCCCGCATCATCCGGATTCTGGTCACGGCCTACACGGACATGGATGCGGCGATTGCGGCGGTCAACACCGGTTCCATCTACAAGTTCATCATGAAGCCGTGGGATCCGCCGCAGCTCGACAACAACCTGCGCCGGGCGCTGGAATTTTTCATGGTGCAGCGGGAGCGCGATCAGTTGTTGAAGGAGAAGCTTTCCGTGATTCACAACATGATGATTGCGGACCGCATTGTAAGCCTTGGTCTGCTGGCCCAGGGGCTGAGCCACCACATCCGCAATCCGTTGCAGGCCGTGAAAACATTTCTCGATCTGGCGCCGGCCAAATTGGAGGAGGAAAAACTGGATGCCAGCGGGCTGCGCGATCCGGATTTTTGGAAGGAATATTATCAGAACGCCCAGACCCAGCTGGATAAAATCACCAACCTCCTCAAGGATCTCTGGTCCGCGCCTGAAAAGCCGGATTCCTCCTTCGGCAGCCGGGTGCAGGTGGGAGGCGTGGTGGACAAAGAAGTCGCCTTGATCCGGCCGAGCCTTGAGGCGAAGGACATCACGGTCATCAATACCATTCCTGTCGACCTGCCGGAGATTGGCGTGGATGCGCAGAAATTCCATCGCCTCTTTGAACTTCTATTGCGGGATGAACTGGCCAGCCTGCCCCAGGGCGCCAAGATCACTTTCACCGGCCGGTATCTGAGCGAGACGCCTTCGGGTCAGCCGGAGGTGGAGATCATGGTGACCGATGACGGGCCGGGGCTCCCCAAGGAGGCTTTGCGAATTCTCTTCGACCCCTTCGTCGTGCGCATGGACATGCCGTCCGAGTATGGCATCAACCTCATGGCGTGTTTCTTCATCGTGCATCATCACGGAGGAAAAATCACGGCACAAAGCCACACCGGCACCGGCACCACGTTCTCCATCCGCATGCCGGTCAATCCGAGCCAGACTCCCATCGAAGATCGGGCCGAGTTTCTGCAAAAAATTCTGCTCAACGAAACGCTGTGGGAAAAACTGATCTCCACCCCGGAATGA
- a CDS encoding FliA/WhiG family RNA polymerase sigma factor, producing MRLATTTQQPGSLPQTEDELVEAHVPLVWSVVHGLAAHLPASVEVDDLFSAGMLGLLQAVRNYDPAANCSLETYARLRIRGAILDELRRLDWVPRSVHQKARRVQAAARRLEQAHGRTATDAEIARELGLTQASYADLQADIQPITFVHLDAPMAAGLDGEATVSDSIEDDSQIDPGEAVERRDLVTLVFRQLEQLPAMQRKVLALYYHEGLRLRDIAAVFEITESRVCQIHSQAIATLKASLRRYLSVLN from the coding sequence ATGCGCCTCGCCACGACAACCCAGCAGCCCGGTTCGCTCCCGCAAACGGAAGACGAACTGGTCGAAGCGCACGTCCCGCTGGTGTGGTCCGTTGTGCACGGACTCGCCGCGCATCTGCCCGCTTCCGTTGAAGTGGACGATCTATTCAGCGCGGGCATGTTGGGCCTGCTGCAGGCCGTGCGGAATTATGATCCGGCCGCGAACTGCTCGCTGGAAACCTACGCGCGCCTGCGCATCCGCGGCGCCATTTTGGATGAACTGCGCCGGCTCGACTGGGTGCCGCGTTCCGTGCATCAGAAAGCCCGGCGCGTGCAGGCCGCAGCGCGCCGGCTCGAACAAGCCCATGGGAGAACGGCCACGGATGCGGAAATTGCCCGGGAACTGGGCCTGACCCAGGCCAGCTACGCCGACTTGCAGGCGGACATCCAGCCCATCACGTTCGTCCACTTGGATGCGCCCATGGCCGCCGGCCTGGATGGCGAAGCCACCGTGAGCGACAGCATTGAGGATGATTCTCAAATCGATCCGGGCGAAGCGGTGGAACGACGTGACCTGGTGACGCTGGTCTTCCGGCAACTGGAGCAACTGCCGGCCATGCAACGAAAGGTGCTGGCACTTTACTACCACGAAGGTTTGCGGTTGCGCGACATCGCCGCCGTTTTTGAAATCACCGAGTCGCGGGTCTGCCAGATTCATTCGCAGGCAATTGCCACCCTCAAGGCATCGTTGCGGCGCTACCTGTCGGTGCTGAACTAA
- a CDS encoding ATP-binding protein, with translation MKTLLVLAPHPELADSMRTGLNPEHYRVVHRVSAEEAEPLLVHGLVDACVLDLELSGVQGIWMIEKLRRKSPRIPMLVYAGSRQPEWEEEAYLQGIKHVLAKPFRPRILNSVLDGMFAPAAASTDTQHFTATLATLPGATSSFRENLPPTAPSPSTTFQSLEILRDFSAILTHSLKADALLKQFLLLIREITGVNRAAIFLRPSEAPFMAGAAMDTRQLAAACAIGLRSDLLDNVQLSFEAGIGSHVQRLGRILRRNSPEAADVETQREFELLGTQVAIPILDRERLLGVAVFDARVTGEPLVNAELELIFHLLEQVGLAVKNIWLHDQVAANHEMLADVMRELSSACVVVSRDLAVLHANKMARKYYGQAGSRSGELEFSDLPPALGSKVFQVLKTGSAVAPFRYTPEDEPGAVYQVTIVPIHRGDTPVPSSAMLMVEDRTQSEQLQRLELEARNLRLVRSMAERLAAEIGNAMVPIAVHHQLLGERFKDAEFRAALDKALAEGVKRVDRLVHQMRYLAGNVSAAGDPIPLGSLIEEAYQEARKYQSGKAAKLNNELRDKSVSISGDRAALKHAFCEVILNALQSNPASPQIAIRFRDEAATNGTHEVKIEVEDNGPGFTPEAQKEATTPFFTTRIPGVGLGLAVTRKIIETHRGKLEIPLVTPGHPGVVRISLPVEAQMAQA, from the coding sequence ATGAAAACACTTTTAGTGCTGGCACCACACCCTGAATTGGCCGACTCCATGCGCACAGGCCTGAATCCTGAGCACTACCGTGTGGTGCACCGGGTCAGCGCGGAGGAAGCCGAACCGTTGCTGGTGCACGGCCTGGTGGATGCCTGTGTATTGGATTTGGAACTCAGCGGGGTTCAAGGGATCTGGATGATCGAGAAGCTGCGGCGCAAATCTCCCCGCATTCCGATGCTCGTCTATGCCGGATCGCGCCAGCCCGAATGGGAGGAAGAGGCCTATTTGCAGGGCATCAAGCACGTGCTTGCCAAACCGTTCCGGCCGCGGATTCTTAATTCCGTGCTGGATGGCATGTTCGCACCGGCCGCCGCCTCGACGGACACCCAGCATTTCACTGCGACGCTCGCCACTTTGCCGGGCGCGACGTCGTCGTTCCGGGAAAATCTGCCGCCGACGGCTCCCTCGCCATCCACGACCTTTCAGAGCTTGGAAATCCTGCGCGACTTTTCGGCCATCCTCACCCATTCGTTGAAGGCGGATGCGCTGCTCAAACAATTCCTGCTGCTCATTCGTGAAATCACCGGTGTCAACCGGGCCGCCATCTTTTTGCGGCCATCCGAGGCGCCCTTCATGGCTGGTGCGGCAATGGATACGCGCCAATTGGCGGCGGCTTGTGCCATCGGCCTTCGGTCCGACTTGCTGGACAACGTGCAACTGTCATTCGAGGCGGGCATCGGCAGCCATGTGCAGCGGCTCGGGCGCATTCTTCGCCGCAACAGTCCAGAGGCTGCTGATGTGGAGACGCAACGCGAATTCGAATTGCTGGGGACGCAAGTGGCGATTCCCATCCTGGATCGTGAGCGTCTGCTCGGTGTGGCAGTGTTTGACGCCCGGGTGACGGGTGAGCCGCTCGTGAACGCCGAGCTGGAGTTGATTTTTCACCTGCTCGAGCAGGTTGGGCTGGCGGTCAAAAACATCTGGCTGCACGATCAGGTGGCGGCCAACCACGAAATGCTCGCGGACGTCATGCGCGAGTTGAGCAGCGCCTGCGTCGTGGTCAGCCGTGACCTCGCCGTGCTGCATGCCAACAAAATGGCTCGTAAATACTACGGCCAGGCCGGCAGCCGATCGGGTGAGCTCGAATTCAGCGACCTTCCGCCGGCGTTGGGCTCCAAGGTGTTTCAAGTGCTCAAGACCGGTTCGGCGGTGGCGCCCTTCCGTTACACGCCGGAGGATGAGCCCGGCGCCGTTTACCAGGTGACCATCGTGCCGATTCACCGCGGCGACACGCCGGTGCCCTCCTCGGCAATGCTGATGGTGGAGGACCGCACTCAATCCGAGCAGCTCCAGCGGTTGGAACTGGAGGCCCGGAATCTGCGGCTGGTGCGCAGCATGGCGGAACGGCTGGCGGCGGAAATCGGCAACGCCATGGTGCCGATTGCGGTGCACCATCAACTGCTCGGCGAGCGGTTCAAGGATGCGGAATTCCGGGCGGCCTTGGACAAGGCGCTGGCCGAAGGGGTGAAGCGCGTTGATCGCCTGGTGCATCAAATGCGCTACTTGGCCGGCAACGTCTCCGCGGCGGGCGATCCCATCCCGCTCGGTTCGTTGATTGAGGAAGCCTATCAGGAGGCCCGCAAATACCAGTCCGGCAAGGCGGCCAAACTGAACAACGAATTGCGCGACAAATCGGTGTCTATCTCGGGCGACCGCGCCGCCCTGAAGCACGCCTTTTGCGAGGTGATTCTGAATGCCTTGCAGTCCAACCCTGCCAGCCCGCAGATCGCCATCCGATTCCGCGACGAGGCCGCCACCAACGGAACCCACGAGGTGAAAATAGAGGTGGAAGACAACGGGCCGGGCTTCACGCCGGAGGCGCAGAAGGAGGCGACCACGCCGTTCTTCACCACGCGCATTCCGGGTGTGGGGCTGGGATTGGCCGTGACGCGGAAGATCATTGAAACCCATCGCGGCAAACTGGAAATACCGCTTGTTACCCCCGGTCACCCGGGGGTGGTGCGCATTTCCCTGCCGGTGGAAGCGCAAATGGCCCAGGCCTAG
- a CDS encoding class I SAM-dependent methyltransferase: protein MQNIQRNIVFRSDDGLDTQGNIIRLALQTVVFEVPNPTVTLRLSQVLEGFKVLTGDAAFFAGRAVVRNIIHTGHSVVCEATLDHSLGHALLDAASAHQRGAYWQERFKEFVQGWQREYRVLPEFKSVIADMQSFLEELRIWLDRLETEIQSLPQDEAVRLEQFVISELKEPVTSAIDSFVDPFEDIASRLGGEMEAVHRIHLRRQLHPLLLTSPFAYRTFTKPLGYAGDYEVVDMMLRSPDEGKTLFAKMINIWLVGQAPAEAHRNRVAYLVRILVEETLRVSAAGQRAHIFNLGCGPAEEVGRFLNTEAVSDFADMTLLDFNEETITQLRRKLDHIRVTRRPRARFEVIRKSVQQVLKDASRAIKNESRPSYDFVYCAGLFDYLTDPVCKHLMNVFYDMLAPEGLLVATNVSDAMNQTRPFRYSMEYMLDWHLIYRDGVGFRKLAPDKAPADAVVCMSDTTGVNVFIEVRKPRHG, encoded by the coding sequence ATGCAAAATATCCAACGCAACATAGTGTTTCGCAGTGACGACGGTTTGGACACGCAGGGGAACATCATCCGGCTGGCTTTGCAAACGGTGGTTTTCGAAGTGCCAAACCCGACAGTGACGTTGAGGCTCTCACAGGTTTTGGAGGGGTTCAAGGTTCTGACCGGCGATGCCGCGTTTTTTGCCGGTCGAGCCGTTGTGCGCAACATCATTCACACCGGGCATTCGGTTGTATGCGAGGCAACTCTGGATCATTCATTGGGCCATGCGCTTCTGGATGCCGCATCCGCCCATCAACGCGGGGCTTACTGGCAGGAGCGGTTTAAAGAATTTGTTCAGGGGTGGCAGCGTGAATATCGCGTGCTGCCGGAGTTCAAGTCGGTCATCGCCGACATGCAAAGCTTTTTGGAGGAATTGCGGATCTGGTTGGACCGTCTCGAAACCGAAATTCAAAGCCTGCCCCAAGATGAAGCCGTCCGTTTGGAGCAGTTCGTAATCAGCGAACTCAAGGAGCCGGTGACCAGCGCCATTGATTCATTTGTGGATCCGTTTGAAGACATCGCGAGCAGGCTTGGAGGCGAGATGGAGGCGGTTCACCGGATTCATCTCCGGCGTCAGCTTCACCCCTTGTTGCTGACGTCTCCGTTTGCATACCGCACCTTCACCAAGCCCCTTGGTTATGCCGGCGACTACGAGGTGGTGGACATGATGCTGCGTTCTCCGGATGAAGGGAAGACGCTGTTCGCCAAGATGATCAACATTTGGCTGGTTGGTCAGGCTCCGGCTGAGGCGCACCGAAACCGGGTGGCCTACTTGGTCCGAATACTGGTCGAGGAGACGCTGCGTGTTTCAGCGGCAGGTCAGCGTGCGCACATTTTCAACCTCGGTTGTGGGCCGGCTGAGGAGGTGGGACGTTTTTTGAACACCGAGGCGGTCAGTGACTTTGCCGACATGACCCTGCTGGATTTTAACGAGGAAACCATCACCCAGCTCCGTCGTAAGCTCGATCACATCCGGGTCACGCGGCGTCCGCGGGCGAGATTCGAGGTCATCCGGAAATCAGTCCAGCAGGTGCTCAAGGATGCAAGCCGCGCCATCAAGAACGAATCCCGACCCAGCTATGACTTTGTATATTGTGCGGGTCTTTTTGATTATTTGACGGATCCGGTGTGCAAGCACCTGATGAATGTCTTCTACGACATGCTCGCGCCAGAAGGGCTGTTGGTGGCGACAAATGTGAGCGACGCAATGAACCAAACCAGACCGTTCCGGTATTCCATGGAATACATGCTCGACTGGCATCTGATCTATCGCGATGGAGTCGGATTCAGAAAGTTGGCACCGGACAAAGCGCCGGCCGATGCCGTTGTTTGTATGTCTGATACGACTGGCGTAAATGTTTTTATAGAGGTTCGCAAACCCCGTCATGGCTGA
- a CDS encoding hybrid sensor histidine kinase/response regulator encodes MRSINNHTEELIPTDTISASTATEAPLLVATDRPARRRGTLLICDDEDGPRESLRIIFKGDYDVLPASSGPEAIELAQSNQVDVAVCDIRMSGMSGIEVLERLKFVDPTIEVVMMTAFETTDTLRQALRLHAADYINKPFDVSTVRAAVAGAMQRRLLESEASDSAAKLQELYTELQHQKIQEQITQARGEIYASVIHDINGPLTVISGFVQLLNQRLAGIGEPSAADVEFIKDRLKTIQRQTANCIEISRRYLSFLRQAEGDEVSRVGVNQMLADLNQLVRVHPSLGNHQFAVHPLDRDVGVRINGTDLIQILRNLVINAFQASATSCQVEVAARVLTEPLDLTQLKDGPGDRILNVECLDNAPPLLAVSVSDNGPGIPREILPKIFQPYFTTKSAKQGTGLGLSIIMRLIKQAGGALHVHTVPGAGTTFTVYLPAVDGLVLSRS; translated from the coding sequence ATGCGGTCAATAAACAATCACACCGAGGAATTGATTCCGACCGACACTATTTCAGCCTCGACAGCGACCGAGGCGCCGCTGCTGGTGGCAACTGACCGGCCTGCCCGCCGACGGGGCACCTTGTTGATCTGCGACGACGAAGACGGTCCCCGGGAATCGTTGCGCATCATCTTCAAAGGGGATTACGACGTGTTGCCGGCCAGCAGTGGTCCTGAAGCCATTGAACTGGCGCAAAGCAATCAAGTGGACGTGGCGGTCTGCGACATCCGCATGTCAGGCATGTCGGGGATCGAGGTGCTGGAGCGGCTGAAGTTCGTCGATCCTACCATCGAAGTCGTGATGATGACGGCGTTCGAGACGACGGACACATTGCGGCAGGCGCTGCGGTTGCATGCGGCCGATTACATCAACAAACCCTTCGACGTCTCCACCGTCCGCGCCGCGGTGGCGGGCGCCATGCAGCGGCGGCTCCTGGAATCCGAGGCCAGCGACAGCGCCGCCAAACTGCAGGAACTCTACACGGAGCTGCAGCACCAGAAGATTCAGGAGCAAATCACCCAGGCGCGCGGCGAGATTTACGCCAGCGTCATTCACGACATCAACGGGCCGCTGACCGTAATTTCTGGATTCGTGCAGTTGTTGAATCAGCGGCTGGCGGGAATTGGCGAGCCGTCAGCGGCCGACGTCGAATTCATCAAGGACCGCTTGAAGACCATTCAGCGGCAGACGGCAAACTGCATCGAAATCTCGCGGCGTTATCTCAGTTTTTTGCGGCAGGCGGAAGGCGACGAAGTCTCGCGCGTCGGGGTGAACCAGATGCTGGCGGACCTGAACCAGCTCGTGCGGGTGCATCCCAGCCTGGGCAATCATCAGTTTGCGGTTCATCCCCTGGACCGCGACGTCGGTGTGCGCATCAACGGCACCGACCTCATCCAGATTCTCCGCAACCTGGTGATCAACGCGTTCCAGGCATCCGCGACATCCTGCCAGGTGGAAGTGGCGGCGCGTGTCCTCACGGAGCCGTTGGACTTGACGCAATTGAAAGATGGTCCGGGCGACCGGATCCTGAATGTTGAGTGCTTGGACAACGCCCCACCGCTGCTGGCGGTTTCCGTGTCCGACAACGGCCCGGGCATACCGCGCGAAATTCTGCCGAAGATATTCCAGCCGTATTTCACCACGAAATCCGCCAAACAGGGGACCGGTCTCGGGCTGAGCATCATCATGCGCCTCATCAAACAGGCTGGTGGCGCCTTGCATGTGCACACCGTGCCGGGCGCAGGGACGACCTTCACCGTTTATTTGCCGGCGGTGGATGGCTTGGTGCTGTCGCGGTCCTGA
- a CDS encoding GAF domain-containing protein has product MKPSPVPANEARRLKVLWQYEVLDTVPEAVFDDLVELASAVCDAPIALISLVDESRQWFKAKVGLSTNETSRDVSFCAHAIMQPGLFIVPDATKDQRFADNPLVIAEPRIRFYAGAPLVTPDGHALGTLCVLDQRPRELSEAQRKALQVLARLAVTQLELRRHAKELAQAREDTQFLKQELEKARSHLENVERGKDRA; this is encoded by the coding sequence ATGAAGCCATCCCCGGTTCCAGCCAACGAAGCGCGGCGTTTGAAGGTGCTCTGGCAATATGAGGTGCTCGACACCGTGCCCGAGGCAGTGTTCGACGACCTGGTCGAACTGGCCAGTGCGGTTTGTGACGCGCCCATCGCCCTGATCTCCCTGGTGGATGAATCCCGCCAGTGGTTCAAGGCCAAGGTGGGCTTGAGCACAAACGAAACCAGCCGCGACGTCTCCTTCTGTGCCCACGCCATCATGCAGCCCGGCCTTTTCATCGTTCCGGACGCCACCAAGGACCAGCGGTTTGCCGACAATCCGCTGGTGATTGCGGAACCGCGAATTCGTTTTTATGCGGGTGCGCCGCTGGTCACTCCCGATGGTCACGCACTCGGCACCCTGTGCGTGCTGGACCAACGGCCTCGCGAACTCAGCGAAGCCCAGCGCAAGGCGTTGCAGGTGCTCGCGCGGCTCGCGGTGACGCAACTGGAGTTGCGGCGGCATGCAAAGGAACTGGCCCAGGCGCGCGAAGACACCCAGTTTCTCAAGCAGGAATTGGAAAAAGCCCGCAGCCACCTGGAAAACGTGGAACGGGGCAAGGACCGGGCTTGA
- a CDS encoding ATP-binding protein — protein sequence MAESFIDSKQLRLAFADYDRRVIVNNVQVGCLIGVLLMPAGTILDWFAYPPNQYPGVWANFLKIRLLCSVLIALFWFAVVSPAGRKHPRVLGVLLAMFPTFFIALMIYLQGGSESPYYAGLNLVLLVIGFVLHWTLGESAVAVSLVVLMYVGACAMHGPINRQGFANNMYFLVLTGIIVVTGSYVHSRWRFREFALRYELDRNRRELEISNQQLNNKKGELESSNSALSQKKEELEASNLQLSQRTDELQRTLVELRQTQDQLITKEKQASLGVWSAGIIHEMNNPLNFARTGLYALRNKEKLLPPAEQAEFKEVVADIEDGIKRVHTIVSDLRTYAHPGREESEDVPLADIVRVALRFFSSDLQGRVEVIQDIPSELSIQANRNKMIQVLGNLLQNSVDALKAKQFDEGHPQIRIDGRQADGRVRLVLRDNGPGIDKQHLDKIFDPFFTTKDVGEGMGLGLGICYRIVHEFGGTISVQTELGQFCEFTLDFPADRMEPQPA from the coding sequence ATGGCTGAGTCCTTCATAGATTCCAAGCAGCTTCGTTTGGCCTTTGCGGACTATGATCGGCGCGTCATCGTCAACAACGTCCAGGTGGGTTGTCTGATTGGTGTCCTGTTGATGCCTGCCGGGACCATTCTGGATTGGTTTGCCTATCCGCCAAACCAGTATCCCGGTGTGTGGGCGAATTTCCTGAAGATCCGCCTGCTGTGCTCGGTCTTGATTGCACTTTTTTGGTTTGCCGTGGTTAGTCCGGCAGGTCGCAAGCACCCACGCGTCCTGGGCGTCTTGCTGGCGATGTTCCCCACCTTTTTCATCGCGCTCATGATTTACCTGCAGGGTGGCTCGGAATCGCCCTACTACGCGGGATTGAATCTCGTGTTGCTCGTCATCGGGTTTGTATTGCACTGGACGCTGGGGGAGAGTGCGGTGGCTGTCAGCTTGGTGGTCTTGATGTATGTCGGTGCCTGCGCCATGCACGGTCCAATCAACCGGCAGGGCTTTGCCAACAACATGTATTTTTTGGTGCTCACGGGCATTATTGTGGTGACCGGGAGTTATGTTCACAGCCGGTGGCGGTTCCGTGAATTCGCCTTGCGTTACGAATTGGACCGGAACCGCCGCGAACTGGAAATCAGCAACCAGCAGCTCAACAACAAGAAGGGCGAGTTGGAGTCTAGCAACTCTGCCCTGAGCCAGAAGAAGGAGGAATTGGAGGCGAGCAATCTTCAGTTGAGCCAGCGCACGGATGAGTTGCAGCGGACCCTGGTCGAACTCCGGCAGACCCAGGATCAGTTGATCACCAAGGAAAAGCAGGCCTCGCTCGGCGTGTGGAGCGCGGGCATCATCCACGAGATGAACAATCCGCTGAATTTTGCCCGCACCGGTTTGTATGCGCTGCGCAACAAGGAGAAGCTGCTGCCGCCCGCCGAGCAGGCCGAGTTCAAGGAGGTGGTGGCCGACATCGAAGACGGCATCAAGCGCGTCCACACGATTGTTTCGGATCTTCGCACGTATGCTCATCCGGGCCGCGAGGAGAGCGAGGATGTGCCGCTGGCCGACATCGTGCGCGTGGCGTTGCGGTTCTTCAGCAGTGATTTGCAGGGGCGCGTCGAGGTGATCCAGGACATTCCGTCGGAGCTGTCCATTCAAGCCAACCGGAACAAGATGATTCAAGTGCTGGGGAACCTCCTGCAAAACTCGGTTGACGCGCTCAAGGCCAAACAGTTTGATGAGGGCCACCCCCAGATCCGGATTGACGGCCGGCAGGCGGATGGCCGGGTGCGTCTGGTCTTGCGGGACAACGGGCCGGGCATCGACAAGCAGCATCTCGACAAGATTTTTGATCCGTTCTTCACCACCAAGGATGTGGGGGAAGGGATGGGATTGGGACTGGGCATTTGCTATCGCATCGTCCACGAGTTCGGTGGAACCATTTCGGTGCAGACGGAGTTGGGGCAGTTTTGCGAGTTTACGCTGGATTTCCCGGCTGACAGGATGGAGCCGCAACCCGCGTAG